AGTGAACCGTAGGCAAGCAACGCCACGACCCCGCTTACCACCATGGCGATCGTCACCTCGATTAGCGTAAAACCCCGCTGGTTGCTCATTGCGCGTCAATGAGCCGGTGAAGCACGAACTGTGCTCCCCCCTGCATCGTGACAGTCACAACCACATTCTGCATGCCACGGGGCCAGGGCTTCAGCTCTATGCTTCTTGAAAAACCAGCCGGCGCCGGGTTCGATGCGCTCGCATCCAGAGCCTTCTGGCCAGCTTTCACGGCCTCAACACCTTCCTCCGCATATGCAACCGCCGTCACCCAGGTCTGGGCATCCCTCGTGCTTCGATTCGTGGTCTGGAACAGCTCGAGAAATCCAACCGATGCGAGGCCCAGAATTACAAGGGCGATAACCGCTTCAAGAAGACTCATTTGGGGCTCTCCGCGCGATGTCCAGGCAGACACGTCAGCGGATCGAACACAAGGCCCGGAGCAACGCCGGAGTCAGCCTCCGTTAGACACAGGCCGAGCGGAGTAATCCTTAGATGGACGTTGCGGTCTGGAGGCGCGTCGAGTTCGCCGCTCAGGATCACTTCGTCATCTGCCCTCTCCGCTCCCGCCACCTGCCAGCCACCCGATGCATCGATGTCCAGTCTCACGGTTTGCGCGCGCTGCATGGCGGCGCGGCGCGCTGACGTAATTACGCGCTGTAAAGACTCATCAGGTGACGGGGGGCGCAACACAAGCGATGGGGCGACGATTGCTATCGCGAGACCCATGAGCGCCAGCACCACTACGAGCTCCAAAAGCGTAAAAGCGGCGCGGCGCCGTGTGGCAATGGCTCTCACGGACGTGCGACACAACGGCCGCCAAGGGTCACCAGACGGGGTCTGCTGCCAGCAGATCACCGACGGCGTCGGCGGGAATCGGCGCGGAGAAAAGGTATCCCTGACCCTGCTCGCAATCGAGCGAACGCAACTCCCGCAACTGCTCTGCCGTGCTGATACCTTCTGCCTCGGCACGGACTCCCACAATGCGCGCAAGTGTAAGAATCGTACGCACCAGGCGCGAATTCTTCTCGTCGATATCCATGTTGCTGACGAACAACCGGTCAATCTTGATGGCATCGATTGGAAGGCCGTGCAGATAACTCAGCGATGAATAGCCGGTACCGAAATCGTCCAGATAAACCTGCGCGCCGAGGCGTTTTATTCCGGCGAGAATGGCGGTGGCGTATCGCCCCTTGTCGATAATAGCAGATTCGGTGATCTCGAGCCTGAGGCAGTGTGCGGCAACACCACTTCGCGCAATGGCCCGGGATATCTGATCCAGCAAATCCGGCTGTGAGAATTGCTTCACTGACAGATTGACGCTCATTGTAAGCTGAGCATCGACGCGCATCGCCTGCCAGACCATCAGTTGCCTGCAAGCTTCGGCAAGCACCCACCGGCCGACCGGAACGATCAGTCCGGTTTCTTCAGCAATCGCGATGAATTCCGCGGGGGGAACGAGCCCGCGTTCCGGGTGGTCCCACCGCAATAGCGCTTCGAGCCCGGTAATGCGCCCGGTGCGCAGGGAAACCAGTGGCTGGTAATAAAGGCGGAACTCCCGGCGCACTACGGCGCGTCTGAGGTCGGATTCCAGCTGCACGCGCGTCAGAGCGTCGGTATGCATGGCGCGGTCAAACATTTCGTAGCGAGCGCGGCCCGCGGCTTTGGCGCGATACATCGCCATGTCGGCACTGCGCAGCAGCTGCTCCGGCTGATCGTGTGCCATCGAGCTCGTCACGATCCCCATGCTGGCGGATGTGGCCACTTCCGCGCCAGCGAGACTCACAGGAAACGACAGGGCTTCTTCGATGCGCTCGGCCACGATGCCAGCGTCGCTGGGCTCCGCAATACTTTCAAGAAGAATCGCGAATTCATCACCGGAGAGGCGGGCGACCGTATCCTCAGGCCGGAGGCACGCTTCGAGCCGCCGGGCAACAGCTCGAAGCAGCTCGTCGCCCGCGAAATGACCGAGCGTGTCATTGACCTCCTTGAAGCGATCGAGATCCAGGAACAGCACCGCAAAAAGATCGTCAGGGTGCCGCGTCACCCGCCGCATCGCATGCCTCAGCCGCTCGGTGAACAACGACCGATTGGGTAGGCCGGTAAGGGGATCATGAAGCGTGCTGTACAGAAGGTGTTCCTGCGCCTGCCGCTTCAGAGACAGATCGCTGCGAAGCTCGAGTT
The nucleotide sequence above comes from Gemmatimonadaceae bacterium. Encoded proteins:
- a CDS encoding EAL domain-containing protein; its protein translation is MTDPKGTSQRPGTDDHDRENSVGIRPEAPYGAFPEESFDRVARLVAGVMHAPSAIVSMLDQDQHVVKSSVGLTGRSRIWKKVPLALQYSRQAVATGRLVAASNIEIQFGGSTGAQPQTPDGVAYAAAPIVASNGEVIGTLCAIDSSPHGWTHLELSSLTDVAAALVTELELRSDLSLKRQAQEHLLYSTLHDPLTGLPNRSLFTERLRHAMRRVTRHPDDLFAVLFLDLDRFKEVNDTLGHFAGDELLRAVARRLEACLRPEDTVARLSGDEFAILLESIAEPSDAGIVAERIEEALSFPVSLAGAEVATSASMGIVTSSMAHDQPEQLLRSADMAMYRAKAAGRARYEMFDRAMHTDALTRVQLESDLRRAVVRREFRLYYQPLVSLRTGRITGLEALLRWDHPERGLVPPAEFIAIAEETGLIVPVGRWVLAEACRQLMVWQAMRVDAQLTMSVNLSVKQFSQPDLLDQISRAIARSGVAAHCLRLEITESAIIDKGRYATAILAGIKRLGAQVYLDDFGTGYSSLSYLHGLPIDAIKIDRLFVSNMDIDEKNSRLVRTILTLARIVGVRAEAEGISTAEQLRELRSLDCEQGQGYLFSAPIPADAVGDLLAADPVW
- a CDS encoding GspH/FimT family pseudopilin, translating into MRAIATRRRAAFTLLELVVVLALMGLAIAIVAPSLVLRPPSPDESLQRVITSARRAAMQRAQTVRLDIDASGGWQVAGAERADDEVILSGELDAPPDRNVHLRITPLGLCLTEADSGVAPGLVFDPLTCLPGHRAESPK